In the Telopea speciosissima isolate NSW1024214 ecotype Mountain lineage chromosome 2, Tspe_v1, whole genome shotgun sequence genome, one interval contains:
- the LOC122650550 gene encoding uncharacterized mitochondrial protein AtMg00810-like, protein MVYVDDILVTSSDQSYVATLFQQLSGEFSIKDLGDLHFFLDIKALKHPKGTLLSHSRYIKDLLHRAIMTDCKSISTPMVTTTKPTNQGGAPMPNPTEYRSIVGALQYVTLMHTDVSFAVNKACQFMHAPTIDH, encoded by the coding sequence ATGGTTTATGTTGACGACATACTTGTCACCAGCAGTGATCAGTCTTATGTGGCAACTCTTTTTCAACAGTTGTCAGGGGAATTCTCTATTAAGGATCTTGGTGATTTGCATTTCTTTCTAGATATTAAGGCTTTAAAGCACCCCAAAGGCACCCTTCTTTCTCATTCTCGTTACATCAAGGACTTACTCCATCGGGCTATCATGACGGACTGCAAATCCATTAGTACTCCAATGGTGACCACTACAAAGCCTACTAATCAAGGGGGTGCTCCAATGCCAAATCCGACTGAGTATCGTTCCATTGTGGGTGCTCTCCAATATGTCACCCTAATGCATACTGACGTCTCTTTTGCTGTTAATAAAGCctgtcagttcatgcatgcgcCCACAATTGACCACTAG